The following proteins come from a genomic window of Metarhizium brunneum chromosome 2, complete sequence:
- the bye1 gene encoding Transcription factor bye1 — protein MSIGEAEPRRSVRATKGQHTKSFDELEPAVAPKRRQTKKTKKAQEKDQSQEPEEVIRCVCGATEQDEDSGEAWISCETCYAWQHNVCVGVSSFEDEIPDNYWCEQCRPEDHKELLAGIARGEKPWEARRKAHEEEEAERKKKKGGRRGKGKRSSDSKDELEKDGKAKAKASPAPEPASKDRKEPASKQGKRKIREESQDTDGKAAKQRRVSERDVVPAAAKYTKPDDLASAISELAASRSGPAKALKKSIAHVLAIIAKDGELRVPDGKTEDSMSEEYALQIERAVYDTHPASKGQKEYNHQIKSLTFNLKNNPEVMQGLLHGIHSPTTLAVMTSEQLASAELQKQTAEMRAKAEKQSILYTQETGPRVRRTHKGEEVVEDETALNEAPLPMAGGPRKGVSQHPPLVKREPTGGDHGEVKARSPTQPEAQHSPSQSNFDINKVFSTVKSPTLSQNRRPSAPVLNTSGPGFDPDVDRMLQDETESPPYSPTEESQDPDVIWKGSLAMSSIADFPAMAKHVGGANFASFGPWSKLIPRRMTVAGRITQQSAIEYLCSLRYSNLTDIVVVSITPTSAESQPDFRALVDYFISKGRYGVVGNKVAGNVRDTYLVPVPAGDDGHPEFMLNLVDNYIPKTRTEPMLLAVFVYRNEPDQLKQTNKDELTPVATPQPPSVTASPTPAPGGQRSSSTSGPAFSPATPQGSFGQQHHGGPPQSTTPVPIPQPPHMQRPPPQTAVPPPSHSPPAGDQLTEAQKYQAQQAGQAVAAQVLGDLISVPTVQFLLPQAFQMSRLEWEVIRSIYEKDPRARQDLQYLGALLEKEGSEKRTQGSAVGGSQ, from the exons ATGTCTATAGGAGAGGCAGAGCCTAGGCGCTCGGTCAGAGCAACCAAAGGTCAACACACGAAATCATTTGACGAGCTCGAACCTGCAGTTGCGCCGAAACGACGACAGACcaagaagaccaagaaggcGCAAGAGAAGGATCAATCCCAGGAACCCGAGGAGGTTATTCGGTGTGTTTGTGGAGCAACCGAACAAGATGAAGATTCAGGGGAGGCCTGGATCTCCTGCGAGACCTGCTATGCCTGGCAGCACAATGTCTGTGTCGGCGTAAGCTCTTTTGAGGACGAAATTCCCGACAACTACTGGTGCGAACAGTGTCGACCCGAAGACCATAAAGAGCTCCTGGCAGGCATAGCCAGAGGAGAAAAGCCATGGGAGGCTCGACGCAAGGCAcacgaagaagaagaggctgaaagaaagaagaagaagggaggGCGCAGAGGCAAGGGCAAACGAAGCAGCGATTCTAAGGATGAGCTCGAAAAGGACggcaaagccaaggcaaaggccTCGCCTGCACCTGAGCCCGCATCAAAGGATAGAAAAGAGCCCGCTTCAAAGCAGGGAAAGCGAAAAATTCGAGAGGAGTCGCAGGACACAGATGGCAAG GCAGCTAAACAACGTCGAGTATCAGAGCGTGATGTAGTTCCTGCGGCCGCCAAATACACCAAACCTGATGATCTGGCTTCGGCGATATCTGAATTGGCTGCATCGCGTTCAGGCCCTGCCAAGGCTCTGAAGAAATCCATTGCTCATGTTCTGGCTATCATTGCGAAGGATGGGGAACTCAGGGTTCCCGACGGCAAGACAGAAGACAGCATGTCTGAGGAATATGCCTTACAAATCGAGCGCGCTGTCTACGATACGCACCCAGCATCCAAGGGTCAGAAAGAGTATAACCATCAGATTAAGTCTCTGACCTTCAACCTCAAGAATAACCCGGAAGTGATGCAAGGTCTGTTGCATGGCATACACTCGCCCACGACCCTTGCTGTCATGACTTCAGAACAGCTCGCGTCGGCCGAACTACAAAAGCAAACTGCTGAGATGAGAGCGAAGGCGGAGAAGCAATCCATCTTATACACACAAGAGACTGGCCCGCGTGTTCGAAGAACTCACAAGGGGGAGGAGGTAGTTGAGGACGAAACCGCCCTTAACGAGGCCCCTTTGCCCATGGCTGGCGGTCCTCGGAAAGGCGTCAGCCAGCATCCACCGCTTGTCAAACGAGAGCCGACTGGGGGAGACCATGGCGAAGTGAAAGCGAGATCGCCAACTCAGCCTGAAGCACAACACTCACCTTCGCAGTCCAATTTTGACATTAACAAGGTGTTTTCAACGGTCAAATCGCCGACACTATCACAAAACCGTCGACCGTCTGCGCCAGTTCTCAATACCAGCGGCCCTGGATTTGATCCCGATGTTGATCGAATGCTGCAAGATGAGACGGAGTCCCCGCCTTATTCTCCAACTGAAGAATCGCAAGACCCTGATGTTATATGGAAGGGATCACTTGCCATGAGCTCCATTGCAGATTttccagccatggccaagcacgTCGGAGGCGCCAATTTCGCCTCTTTCGGCCCCTGGTCAAAACTCATTCCCAGGCGAATGACGGTTGCCGGACGCATTACGCAACAGAGCGCCATTGAGTACCTGTGCAGTCTTCGATACAGTAATCTCACCGACATAGTTGTTGTCAGCATCACCCCGACATCAGCGGAATCCCAGCCAGATTTCAGGGCGTTGGTCGACTACTTCATTAGCAAAGGTCGATACGGAGTCGTTGGAAACAAGGTCGCAGGAAATGTCAGGGACACGTAccttgtgcctgtgcctgccGGCGACGATGGTCACCCCGAGTTTATGCTAAACCTGGTCGATAATTACATCCCCAAGACAAGAACGGAGCCCATGCTTCTGGCCGTATTCGTGTATCGCAACGAACCAGATCAGCTGAAGCAAACCAACAAGGACGAGCTCACCCCCGTTGCTACGCCTCAGCCTCCCAGCGTCACCGCGTCTCCTACGCCTGCACCTGGTGGGCAAAGAAGCAGCTCGACGTCTGGGCCAGCTTTCTCCCCAGCGACACCGCAGGGCTCAtttggccagcagcaccacGGAGGGCCTCCTCAGTCGACTACACCAGTCCCTATCCCACAGCCGCCGCATATGCAACGACCACCTCCGCAGACTGCAGTTCCTCCACCCAGTCACTCCCCCCCGGCGGGTGATCAACTGACAGAGGCCCAAAAGTACCAAGCTCAGCAGGCAGGACAGGCGGTTGCAGCGCAGGTGTTGGGTGACTTGATTAGTGTACCCACGGTACAATTCTTATTGCCTCAAGCGTTCCAGATGTCTCGACTTGAGTGGGAAGTGATAAGGTCAATCTATGAAAAGGACCCACGAGCACGACAGGATCTCCAGTACC